The following proteins are co-located in the Escherichia fergusonii ATCC 35469 genome:
- the osmW gene encoding osmoprotectant ABC transporter permease OsmW, translated as METLNYLIDNAGYLAALTLQHLWLVALAVGLAIIIGIPLGILIVRHKWLATPILGTATLLLTIPSVALFGLMIPLFSLFGQGIGALPAITAVFLYSLLPIVRNTHTALDSLPPGLREAGRGIGMTFWQRLRWVEIPMALPVIFGGIRTAVVMNIGVMAIAAVIGAGGLGLLLLNGIGGSDMRMLISGALLICLLAIVLDWLLHRLQVVLTPKGIRK; from the coding sequence ATGGAGACGTTAAATTACCTTATTGATAATGCCGGATACCTTGCTGCCCTTACCTTACAGCACTTATGGCTGGTGGCCCTTGCCGTCGGACTCGCCATTATTATCGGTATTCCACTGGGCATTTTAATTGTCCGTCATAAATGGCTGGCAACACCGATTCTTGGAACCGCGACCTTGCTATTAACCATTCCATCGGTCGCACTTTTTGGCCTGATGATCCCACTCTTTTCACTGTTCGGTCAGGGTATCGGCGCTCTCCCGGCGATTACCGCCGTGTTTCTCTACTCACTTTTGCCCATTGTGCGTAATACCCATACGGCCCTTGATAGCCTGCCACCAGGTTTGCGTGAAGCTGGACGCGGCATAGGCATGACCTTCTGGCAACGCCTGCGTTGGGTTGAGATCCCAATGGCCCTACCGGTTATTTTTGGTGGTATCCGCACGGCAGTAGTGATGAATATCGGCGTAATGGCCATTGCCGCAGTGATTGGCGCAGGCGGTCTGGGGCTGTTGTTGCTTAATGGTATCGGCGGCAGCGATATGCGTATGTTGATTTCTGGTGCGCTACTGATTTGTTTACTGGCTATTGTGCTCGACTGGCTGCTTCACCGTCTGCAGGTCGTACTGACTCCAAAGGGGATACGAAAATGA
- the ydcY gene encoding DUF2526 family protein YdcY — MTHLDDVIARVDAAINESVIAHMNELLIELSDDAELSREDRYTQQQRLRTAIAHHGRKHKEDMEARHEQLTKGGTIL, encoded by the coding sequence ATGACACATCTCGATGACGTAATTGCACGGGTAGATGCTGCGATTAATGAAAGCGTTATTGCACATATGAATGAACTACTGATTGAGCTTAGCGATGATGCTGAACTCAGTCGGGAAGATCGCTATACCCAGCAGCAGCGTCTGCGCACAGCGATCGCCCATCATGGTCGCAAACATAAAGAAGATATGGAGGCGCGCCACGAACAGTTAACCAAAGGCGGCACTATCCTCTGA
- a CDS encoding glutathione S-transferase family protein, whose amino-acid sequence MLKMYGVPGWGSTISELMLTLADIPYKFVDVSGFDSEGIARELLQTLNPLCQVPTLALENGEIMTESAAIALMVLDRSPDLAPPVGRAERQQFQRLLVWLVANVYPTFTFGDYPERWASAAPEQLKKNVIEYRKSLYIWLNSQLTAEPYAFGEQLTLVDCYLCTMRTWGPGHEWFQDNATNISAIADAVCQIPKLQEVLKRNAII is encoded by the coding sequence ATGTTAAAGATGTATGGTGTGCCGGGATGGGGTTCTACAATCAGCGAACTCATGCTTACGCTGGCAGATATTCCCTATAAGTTTGTTGATGTCAGCGGTTTTGACAGTGAAGGTATTGCGCGTGAGCTATTGCAAACGCTCAATCCGCTATGTCAGGTTCCGACACTGGCGCTGGAAAATGGAGAGATTATGACCGAAAGCGCGGCTATTGCGCTAATGGTGCTCGACCGCAGCCCGGATCTTGCGCCACCAGTTGGGCGTGCCGAACGTCAGCAGTTTCAACGGCTATTGGTCTGGCTGGTTGCTAATGTCTATCCAACATTCACTTTCGGCGATTACCCTGAGCGTTGGGCATCTGCCGCACCTGAACAGTTAAAGAAGAATGTTATTGAATATCGCAAATCGCTTTATATCTGGCTGAATTCACAACTGACCGCTGAACCTTATGCGTTTGGTGAGCAACTAACGCTGGTGGACTGTTATCTTTGCACAATGCGCACATGGGGGCCTGGGCATGAATGGTTTCAGGATAATGCCACGAATATCAGTGCGATTGCTGATGCTGTATGTCAGATACCAAAGTTACAAGAAGTACTAAAAAGGAATGCCATTATTTAA
- the osmY gene encoding osmoprotectant ABC transporter permease OsmY has product MHTPTVKRVLGFTFIVLLVMAILIWGVGLETLKARQVDLIYLGQQHLFLVFTSLFFALLIGVPSGILLSRPAARGFAEHAMQIFNVGNTLPPLAVLALAMIILGIGDTPAIVALFLASLLPIVRNTYAGLNAVPASLKEAAKGIGMTRWQRLYLVELPNAWPVMLSGIRIAAAIIVGTAPLAFLIGASSYGELIFPGIYLNDFPTLILGATATALFALILDSLLAWLGRALSPHTA; this is encoded by the coding sequence ATGCACACACCCACGGTAAAACGCGTGTTGGGTTTCACGTTCATCGTCCTTTTAGTTATGGCAATTCTTATCTGGGGCGTGGGACTGGAAACACTAAAAGCACGTCAGGTAGATTTGATTTATCTCGGTCAACAACATCTTTTTTTAGTCTTCACATCACTCTTTTTTGCCCTACTGATCGGCGTTCCCAGTGGTATTTTGCTTAGCCGTCCGGCTGCCAGAGGATTTGCTGAACATGCAATGCAAATCTTTAATGTCGGTAATACCCTCCCACCGCTCGCTGTTCTGGCGCTGGCAATGATTATCCTTGGTATTGGTGATACTCCGGCGATTGTGGCCCTTTTCCTCGCTTCGCTGCTTCCTATTGTTCGCAATACATATGCCGGGCTGAACGCCGTCCCCGCATCACTTAAAGAAGCGGCTAAAGGGATCGGCATGACCAGATGGCAACGCTTGTACCTGGTGGAATTGCCTAACGCATGGCCAGTCATGCTTTCTGGTATTCGTATTGCAGCGGCAATTATTGTCGGCACAGCACCTCTGGCATTTTTGATTGGTGCCAGTAGTTATGGAGAGCTGATCTTTCCAGGGATTTATTTGAATGATTTCCCAACACTGATTCTTGGCGCTACCGCAACGGCGCTCTTTGCGCTAATCCTCGATTCGTTGCTCGCCTGGCTGGGACGTGCTCTTAGCCCACACACTGCCTGA
- the curA gene encoding NADPH-dependent curcumin/dihydrocurcumin reductase — MGQQKQRNRRWVLASRPHGAPVAENFRLEEDDVATPGEGQVLLRTVYLSLDPYMRGRMSDEPSYSPPVDIGGVMVGGTVSRVVESNHPDYRAGDWVLSYSGWQDYDISSGDELVKLGDQPENPSWSLGVLGMPGFTAYMGLLDIGQPKEGETLVVAAATGPVGATVGQIGKLKGCRVVGVAGGAEKCRHATEVLGFDVCLDHHADDFAEQLAKACPKGIDIYYENVGGKVFDAVLPLLNTSARIPVCGLVSSYNATELPPGPDRLPLLMATVLKKRIRLQGFIIGQDYGHRIHEFQQEMGQWVKEGKIHYREQITNGLENAPQTFIGLLNGKNFGKVVIRVADDD, encoded by the coding sequence ATGGGGCAACAAAAGCAGCGTAACCGCCGTTGGGTTCTGGCCTCGCGTCCGCATGGCGCGCCGGTTGCGGAGAATTTCCGTCTTGAAGAAGATGATGTCGCCACACCCGGTGAAGGACAGGTGTTACTGCGCACAGTTTATTTGTCACTGGACCCGTATATGCGTGGACGTATGAGTGATGAGCCATCTTATTCACCGCCGGTTGATATTGGCGGTGTGATGGTCGGCGGTACGGTGAGCCGTGTCGTGGAGTCGAATCATCCTGATTACCGAGCAGGCGACTGGGTGCTGAGTTACAGCGGTTGGCAGGACTACGACATATCCAGTGGCGATGAACTGGTGAAACTTGGCGATCAACCAGAAAATCCTTCGTGGTCATTGGGGGTACTGGGAATGCCCGGCTTTACTGCTTATATGGGACTGTTGGATATCGGCCAGCCAAAAGAGGGCGAAACGCTGGTGGTTGCTGCCGCGACCGGTCCGGTTGGTGCAACGGTGGGGCAAATCGGCAAACTGAAAGGCTGCCGCGTGGTGGGTGTCGCAGGAGGCGCGGAAAAATGCCGCCATGCCACCGAAGTGCTGGGTTTTGATGTTTGCCTTGACCATCACGCGGATGATTTTGCCGAACAACTGGCGAAAGCGTGCCCAAAAGGTATTGATATCTATTATGAAAACGTTGGCGGTAAGGTATTTGATGCGGTGCTACCGTTACTCAATACATCTGCGCGCATTCCCGTCTGCGGCTTAGTGAGCAGCTATAACGCTACAGAGCTACCACCCGGTCCGGATCGTTTACCCCTGTTGATGGCTACGGTGCTGAAAAAACGCATTCGATTACAAGGGTTTATTATTGGTCAGGATTATGGTCACCGTATCCATGAGTTTCAGCAGGAGATGGGACAATGGGTGAAAGAGGGGAAAATTCACTATCGTGAACAAATTACCAACGGTTTGGAGAACGCCCCACAGACGTTTATTGGCCTGCTGAACGGCAAAAACTTCGGTAAAGTTGTTATTCGCGTCGCGGATGATGATTAA
- the pqqU gene encoding TonB-dependent receptor PqqU, which translates to MKIFSVRQTVLPALLVLSPVVFAADEQTMIVSAAPQVVSELDTPAAVSVVDGEEMRLATPRINLSESLTGVPGLQVQNRQNYAQDLQLSIRGFGSRSTYGIRGIRLYVDGIPATMPDGQGQTSNIDLSSVQNVEVLRGPFSALYGNASGGVMNVTTQTGQQPPTIEASSYYGSFGSWRYGLKATGATGDGTQPGDVDYTVSTTRFTTHGYRDHSGAQKNLANAKLGVRIDDASKLSLIFNSVDIKADDPGGLTEAEWKANPQQAPRAEQYDTRKTIKQTQAGLRYERSLSAKDDMSVMMYAGERETTQYQSIPMAPQLNPSHAGGVITLQRHYQGIDSRWTHRGELGVPVTFTTGLNYENMSENRKGYNNFRLNSGVPEYGQKGELRRDERNLMWNVDPYLQTQWQLSEKLSLDAGVRYSSVWFDSNDHYITPGNGDDSGDASYHKWLPAGSLKYAMTDAWNIYLAAGRGFETPTINELSYRADGQSGMNFGLKPSTNDTIEIGSKTRIGDGLLSLALFQTDTDDEIVVDSSSGGRTTYKNAGKTRRQGAELAWDQRFAGDFRIKASWTWLDATYRSNVCNDQDCNGNRMPGIARNMGFASIGYVPEDGWYAGTEARYMGDIMADDENTAKAPSYTLVGLFTGYKYNYHNLTVDLFGRIDNLFDKEYVGSVIVNESNGRYYEPAPGRNYGIGVNVAWRFE; encoded by the coding sequence ATGAAGATTTTTTCCGTCCGACAGACCGTTTTGCCCGCACTGCTTGTCCTTTCCCCCGTTGTTTTTGCCGCTGATGAACAGACTATGATTGTCAGTGCCGCACCGCAGGTGGTTTCAGAACTGGATACCCCAGCAGCAGTAAGCGTGGTGGATGGCGAGGAGATGCGCCTGGCAACACCGCGCATTAACTTGTCCGAATCACTGACCGGCGTGCCTGGTTTGCAGGTACAAAACCGGCAGAACTATGCGCAAGATTTACAGCTGTCGATTCGCGGATTTGGCTCCCGCTCCACTTACGGTATTCGCGGTATTCGCCTGTATGTGGACGGTATTCCCGCCACCATGCCCGACGGGCAAGGGCAAACATCCAACATCGATTTAAGCAGTGTGCAAAATGTGGAAGTGCTGCGTGGCCCCTTCTCTGCCCTGTATGGCAACGCGTCTGGCGGTGTAATGAATGTCACCACCCAGACCGGACAACAGCCACCAACCATTGAAGCCAGTAGTTACTACGGCAGTTTTGGCAGCTGGCGCTATGGGCTGAAAGCAACGGGCGCAACGGGAGACGGCACACAGCCCGGTGATGTCGATTACACCGTCTCAACCACGCGTTTTACGACCCACGGCTATCGTGATCATAGTGGCGCACAGAAAAATTTAGCCAATGCCAAACTGGGCGTTCGCATTGATGACGCCAGCAAATTAAGCCTGATTTTCAATAGTGTGGATATCAAAGCAGATGACCCAGGTGGATTAACCGAAGCAGAATGGAAGGCGAATCCGCAACAAGCGCCACGCGCTGAACAGTACGACACGCGAAAAACCATCAAGCAAACTCAGGCTGGGTTGCGTTATGAGCGTAGCCTGAGCGCGAAAGATGATATGAGTGTGATGATGTATGCCGGAGAACGAGAAACGACCCAGTACCAGTCAATCCCAATGGCCCCGCAACTTAACCCATCGCATGCGGGCGGTGTGATTACTCTACAACGCCATTATCAGGGGATAGACAGCCGCTGGACACACCGTGGCGAACTGGGTGTTCCGGTCACGTTCACTACCGGCCTGAACTACGAAAACATGAGTGAAAACCGTAAAGGCTACAACAACTTCCGCCTGAACAGCGGTGTGCCGGAGTACGGGCAAAAAGGTGAGTTGCGCCGCGACGAACGCAATCTGATGTGGAACGTCGATCCTTATTTACAAACGCAGTGGCAGCTGAGCGAAAAACTGTCGCTGGATGCTGGCGTGCGCTACAGCTCCGTATGGTTTGATTCCAACGATCATTACATTACTCCGGGTAACGGCGATGACAGTGGTGATGCCAGTTATCACAAATGGCTACCAGCCGGATCGTTAAAATATGCAATGACCGATGCCTGGAATATCTATCTGGCAGCCGGGCGTGGTTTTGAAACGCCGACGATTAATGAGCTGTCTTATCGTGCTGACGGTCAAAGCGGTATGAACTTTGGTTTAAAACCATCCACCAACGATACAATTGAGATCGGCAGTAAAACGCGTATTGGTGATGGGCTGCTTAGTCTCGCATTGTTCCAGACCGACACCGATGATGAAATTGTTGTCGATAGCAGTAGCGGTGGACGTACGACTTATAAAAATGCCGGAAAGACCCGTCGTCAAGGTGCTGAGCTGGCATGGGATCAACGTTTCGCGGGAGATTTTCGCATAAAAGCGTCCTGGACCTGGCTTGATGCGACCTATCGCAGCAATGTTTGCAATGATCAAGATTGTAACGGTAACCGGATGCCGGGGATCGCCCGTAATATGGGCTTTGCGTCGATAGGTTATGTACCGGAAGATGGCTGGTATGCAGGCACGGAAGCGCGTTATATGGGCGATATTATGGCCGATGATGAAAATACGGCCAAAGCGCCTTCTTATACACTCGTCGGCTTATTCACGGGGTATAAATACAATTACCACAATTTAACTGTGGATTTATTTGGTCGCATCGATAATTTATTCGATAAAGAATACGTTGGTTCTGTCATTGTCAATGAGTCGAACGGGCGATATTACGAACCTGCGCCCGGGCGAAATTATGGTATCGGCGTGAATGTTGCGTGGCGATTTGAGTGA
- the osmX gene encoding osmoprotectant ABC transporter substrate-binding protein OsmX — protein MNLKKHLLGWLAAAFLLSGQSQAAPIILATKGFTEQHILSAMTVQYLQKKGFQVQPQTNIAAVISRNAMLNKQIDVTWEYTGTSLIIYNHINKRMTPEESYATVKKLDARQGLVWLNPADMNNTYAFAMQRERAEAENITTMSEMVAKIEHLRQTDPDNNWLLGLDLEFSGRSDGMKPLQQTYVMELDRPQIRQMDPGLVYNAVRDGFVDAGLVYTTDGRVKGFDLKVLEDDKGFFPSYAVTPVVRKEILDANPGLADALNTLSGLLDNDIISTLNAKVDIDHQSPQQVAREFLQQKNLL, from the coding sequence ATGAATCTTAAAAAACACCTGCTGGGATGGCTGGCTGCGGCTTTTTTGCTGAGCGGACAAAGCCAGGCCGCACCCATCATTCTTGCCACCAAAGGATTTACCGAGCAGCATATTTTGTCTGCCATGACCGTGCAGTATCTGCAAAAGAAAGGGTTTCAGGTTCAGCCGCAAACGAATATTGCCGCGGTGATTTCACGTAATGCCATGCTCAACAAGCAGATTGATGTGACCTGGGAATATACCGGGACTTCGCTGATTATTTATAACCATATTAATAAGCGTATGACGCCAGAGGAATCTTACGCCACGGTTAAAAAACTGGATGCCCGCCAGGGCCTTGTCTGGTTAAACCCTGCGGATATGAATAATACCTACGCTTTCGCTATGCAGCGTGAGCGTGCCGAAGCGGAAAATATCACTACCATGTCAGAGATGGTGGCGAAAATTGAGCATCTTCGGCAAACCGATCCCGATAATAACTGGTTACTGGGCCTGGACCTGGAATTTTCAGGCCGTAGCGATGGGATGAAGCCATTGCAGCAAACCTATGTAATGGAACTCGACCGCCCGCAAATTCGCCAGATGGACCCAGGCCTTGTGTATAACGCCGTTCGTGATGGTTTTGTCGATGCGGGATTGGTTTATACCACTGACGGGCGCGTAAAAGGTTTTGATTTAAAAGTCCTTGAAGATGATAAAGGCTTCTTTCCCAGCTACGCCGTTACCCCCGTAGTGCGTAAAGAGATTCTTGATGCCAATCCTGGTCTTGCTGATGCACTCAACACCCTTTCTGGTTTACTCGATAACGACATAATTTCTACGCTTAACGCCAAAGTCGATATCGACCATCAGTCGCCACAGCAGGTCGCCCGTGAATTCCTGCAACAGAAAAATTTGCTGTAA
- a CDS encoding YncE family protein, whose protein sequence is MHLRHLFSSRLRGSLLLGSLLVASSFSTQAAEEMLRKAVGKGAYEMAYSQQENALWLATSQSRKLDKGGVVYRLDPVTLEVTQAIHNDLKPFGATINNTTQTLWFGNTVNSAVTAIDAKTGEVKGRLVLDDRKRTEEVRPLQPRELVADDATNTVYISGIGKESVIWVVDGENIKLKTAIQNTGKMSTGLALDSKGKRLYTTNADGELITIDTADNKILSRKKLLDDGKDHFFINISLDTARQRAFITDSKAAEVLVVDTRNGNILAKVAAPESLAVLFNPARNEAYVTHRQAGKVSVIDAKSYKVVKTFDTPTHPNSLALSADGKTLYVSVKQKSTKQQEATQPDDVIRIAL, encoded by the coding sequence ATGCATTTACGTCATCTGTTTTCATCGCGCCTGCGTGGTTCATTACTGTTAGGTTCATTGCTTGTTGCTTCATCATTCAGTACGCAGGCCGCAGAAGAAATGCTGCGTAAAGCGGTAGGTAAAGGTGCCTACGAAATGGCTTATAGCCAGCAAGAAAACGCGCTGTGGCTCGCCACTTCGCAAAGCCGCAAACTGGATAAAGGTGGCGTGGTTTATCGTCTTGATCCGGTCACTCTGGAAGTGACGCAGGCGATCCATAACGATCTCAAGCCGTTTGGTGCCACCATCAATAACACGACTCAGACGTTGTGGTTTGGTAACACCGTAAACAGTGCGGTCACGGCGATAGATGCCAAAACGGGCGAGGTGAAAGGTCGTCTGGTGCTGGATGATCGTAAGCGCACGGAAGAAGTGCGCCCGCTGCAACCGCGTGAACTGGTCGCAGACGATGCCACGAACACCGTTTACATCAGTGGTATTGGTAAAGAGAGCGTGATTTGGGTCGTTGATGGCGAGAACATCAAACTGAAAACCGCCATCCAGAACACCGGTAAAATGAGTACCGGTCTGGCGCTGGATAGCAAAGGCAAACGTCTTTACACCACTAACGCTGACGGCGAATTGATTACCATCGACACTGCCGACAATAAAATCCTCAGCCGTAAAAAGCTGCTGGATGACGGCAAAGATCACTTCTTTATCAACATCAGCCTTGATACCGCCAGGCAGCGTGCATTTATCACCGATTCTAAAGCCGCAGAAGTGTTAGTGGTCGATACCCGTAATGGCAATATTCTGGCGAAGGTTGCGGCACCGGAATCACTGGCTGTGCTGTTTAACCCAGCGCGTAATGAAGCCTACGTAACGCATCGTCAGGCAGGTAAAGTCAGTGTGATTGACGCGAAAAGCTATAAAGTGGTGAAAACGTTCGATACCCCGACTCATCCGAACAGCCTGGCGCTGTCTGCCGATGGCAAAACGCTGTATGTCAGTGTGAAACAAAAATCTACTAAACAGCAGGAAGCTACTCAGCCGGACGATGTGATTCGTATTGCGTTGTAA
- the mcbR gene encoding colanic acid/biofilm transcriptional regulator McbR, translating to MPGTEKIPHISLTMKVENDLKHQLSIGALKPGARLITKNLAEQLGMSITPVREALLRLVSVNALSVAPAQAFTVPEVGKRQLDEINRIRYELELMAVALAVENLTPQDLAELQELLEKLQQAQEKGDMEKIINANRLFRLAVYHRSNMPILCEMIEQLWIRMGPGLHYLYEAINPAELRERIESYHELLAALKVKDKEGCKHCLAEIMQQNVAMLYQQYNR from the coding sequence ATGCCTGGAACGGAAAAAATACCGCATATCAGTTTAACTATGAAGGTTGAGAACGACCTGAAACATCAGCTTAGTATTGGCGCACTAAAACCTGGCGCACGCCTGATTACTAAAAATCTGGCGGAGCAATTAGGTATGAGTATTACACCCGTGCGTGAAGCATTATTACGTCTGGTTTCGGTGAATGCGCTCTCTGTCGCACCAGCGCAAGCATTTACAGTACCGGAAGTGGGGAAACGTCAATTAGACGAAATCAATCGGATCCGCTACGAACTGGAATTAATGGCAGTTGCTCTGGCTGTTGAAAACCTCACCCCGCAAGACCTGGCAGAACTTCAGGAATTGCTCGAGAAATTACAGCAGGCGCAAGAAAAGGGCGACATGGAAAAAATCATTAATGCGAACAGACTATTTCGCTTAGCGGTTTATCATCGCTCAAATATGCCCATCCTGTGTGAAATGATTGAGCAACTGTGGATCAGGATGGGGCCTGGTTTACATTATCTTTATGAAGCGATTAACCCAGCGGAATTACGTGAACGTATAGAAAGCTATCATGAACTACTCGCCGCGTTAAAAGTAAAAGACAAAGAGGGATGCAAACATTGTCTTGCTGAAATTATGCAACAAAACGTTGCTATGTTATACCAGCAATATAATCGTTAA
- a CDS encoding GNAT family N-acetyltransferase — MSIRFARKADCAAIAEIYNHAVLYTAAIWNDQTVDADNRIAWFEARTIAGYPVLVSEEDGVVTGYASFGDWRSFDGFRHTVEHSVYVHPDHQGKGLGRKLLSRLIDEARDCGKHVMVAGIESQNQASLHLHQSLGFVITAQMPQVGTKFGRWLDLTFMQLQLDERSEPDAI, encoded by the coding sequence ATGTCCATCCGTTTTGCCCGCAAAGCCGACTGTGCTGCTATTGCGGAAATTTATAACCACGCCGTGTTGTATACGGCGGCTATCTGGAATGACCAAACGGTGGATGCAGATAACCGCATTGCCTGGTTTGAAGCGCGGACCATAGCAGGTTATCCGGTGCTGGTGAGTGAAGAAGATGGCGTAGTGACGGGATATGCCTCGTTTGGCGACTGGCGTAGTTTCGATGGTTTTCGCCATACTGTGGAGCATTCAGTTTATGTCCATCCTGATCATCAGGGCAAAGGTCTTGGGCGTAAATTGTTAAGCCGATTGATTGATGAAGCGCGGGATTGCGGGAAGCATGTCATGGTCGCCGGGATCGAATCGCAAAATCAGGCTTCGCTGCATCTCCACCAGTCGCTGGGATTTGTCATCACCGCACAAATGCCGCAGGTGGGCACTAAATTTGGGCGCTGGCTGGATCTGACATTTATGCAGTTGCAACTCGACGAACGCAGTGAACCGGACGCAATCTGA
- the ansP gene encoding L-asparagine permease — MRSHNNDVTDQHAAKRRWLNAHEEGYHKAMGNRQVQMIAIGGAIGTGLFLGAGARLQMAGPALALVYLICGLFSFFILRALGELVLHRPSSGSFVSYAREFLGEKAAYVAGWMYFINWAMTGIVDITAVALYMHYWGAFGGVPQWVFALAALTIVGTMNMIGVKWFAEMEFWFALIKVLAIVTFLVVGTVFLGSGQPLDGNTTGFHLITDNGGFFPHGLLPALVLIQGVVFAFASIEMVGTAAGECKDPQTMVPKAINSVIWRIGLFYVGSVVLLVMLLPWSAYQAGQSPFVTFFSKLGVPYIGSIMNIVVLTAALSSLNSGLYCTGRILRSMAMGGSAPSFMAKMSRQHVPYAGILATLVVYVVGVFLNYLVPSRVFEIVLNFASLGIIASWAFIIVCQMRLRKAIKEGKAADVSFKLPGAPFTSWLTLLFLLSVLVLMAFDYPNGTYTIAALPIIGILLVIGWFGVRKRVAEIHSTAPVVEEDEEKQEIVFKPETAS, encoded by the coding sequence ATGAGATCACATAACAACGACGTAACTGATCAACACGCCGCGAAACGCCGCTGGCTTAATGCCCACGAAGAGGGGTATCACAAAGCGATGGGCAATCGGCAGGTACAGATGATCGCCATCGGCGGCGCGATTGGCACCGGCTTGTTTTTAGGTGCAGGAGCCCGACTGCAAATGGCGGGTCCTGCGCTGGCACTGGTTTATTTAATATGTGGCTTGTTTTCGTTTTTTATTCTGCGGGCATTGGGTGAGCTGGTGTTACATCGCCCTTCCAGTGGCAGCTTTGTTTCTTATGCCCGAGAGTTTTTAGGAGAGAAAGCCGCTTACGTTGCAGGCTGGATGTACTTCATTAACTGGGCGATGACCGGGATTGTCGATATCACCGCCGTCGCACTGTATATGCATTACTGGGGCGCATTTGGTGGTGTACCGCAGTGGGTATTTGCGCTCGCTGCGCTAACCATCGTTGGCACCATGAATATGATTGGTGTGAAATGGTTTGCGGAGATGGAGTTCTGGTTTGCGCTTATTAAAGTGCTCGCCATCGTGACCTTTTTGGTCGTGGGTACAGTGTTCCTCGGTAGCGGTCAGCCGCTGGATGGCAACACCACTGGCTTTCATTTAATTACCGATAATGGCGGCTTCTTCCCCCACGGTTTACTGCCTGCGCTGGTGTTGATTCAGGGCGTAGTGTTTGCTTTTGCCTCTATTGAAATGGTTGGAACAGCTGCCGGAGAATGTAAAGATCCGCAGACCATGGTGCCTAAAGCGATTAACAGCGTGATTTGGCGTATTGGCCTGTTTTACGTCGGCTCCGTGGTGTTGCTGGTTATGTTATTGCCGTGGAGCGCGTATCAGGCTGGGCAAAGTCCGTTTGTGACGTTCTTTTCCAAACTGGGCGTGCCGTACATCGGCAGCATTATGAACATTGTGGTGCTGACCGCTGCGCTCTCCAGCCTGAACTCAGGTCTGTACTGCACCGGACGTATTCTGCGCTCAATGGCGATGGGCGGTTCCGCACCGAGTTTTATGGCGAAAATGAGCCGTCAGCATGTGCCGTATGCCGGGATCCTGGCGACGCTGGTCGTTTATGTTGTTGGCGTATTCCTTAACTATCTGGTGCCGTCTCGCGTATTTGAGATTGTCCTGAACTTCGCGTCGCTGGGAATCATCGCTTCATGGGCGTTTATCATCGTGTGCCAGATGCGCCTGCGTAAAGCAATTAAAGAAGGCAAAGCAGCGGATGTCAGTTTTAAACTGCCTGGCGCGCCCTTCACTTCCTGGCTGACATTACTGTTTTTACTGAGTGTCCTGGTGCTGATGGCGTTCGATTACCCGAACGGGACTTACACCATCGCGGCGCTGCCGATTATCGGTATTCTGCTGGTTATAGGCTGGTTTGGTGTGCGCAAACGCGTTGCTGAAATTCACAGCACTGCGCCAGTCGTCGAGGAAGATGAAGAAAAACAGGAAATTGTGTTTAAGCCTGAAACGGCGAGCTAA
- a CDS encoding DMT family transporter, whose amino-acid sequence MNQSLTLAFLIAAGIGLVVQNTLMVRITQTSSTILIAMLLNSLVGIVLFVSILWFKQGMAGFGELVSSVRWWTLIPGLLGSFFVFASISGYQNVGAATTIAVLVASQLIGGLVLDIFRSQGVPLRALIGPICGAILLVVGAWLVARRSF is encoded by the coding sequence ATGAATCAGTCGCTTACCCTTGCCTTTTTGATTGCCGCCGGGATTGGTCTGGTCGTCCAGAACACGCTAATGGTGCGCATCACCCAGACCTCCTCTACCATTCTCATCGCCATGTTGCTGAACTCTTTGGTAGGAATTGTGCTGTTCGTTTCTATTTTGTGGTTTAAACAAGGCATGGCGGGGTTTGGCGAACTGGTGTCCAGCGTGCGCTGGTGGACACTTATTCCTGGCTTGCTGGGATCGTTTTTTGTCTTCGCCAGTATCAGCGGATATCAGAATGTGGGAGCGGCGACAACTATTGCAGTACTGGTCGCCAGCCAACTGATTGGTGGTTTGGTGCTGGATATCTTCCGCAGTCAGGGCGTACCACTACGGGCGTTAATCGGCCCAATTTGTGGCGCAATTTTACTTGTGGTTGGCGCCTGGCTGGTGGCCAGACGCTCATTTTAA